From one Gossypium hirsutum isolate 1008001.06 chromosome D08, Gossypium_hirsutum_v2.1, whole genome shotgun sequence genomic stretch:
- the LOC107900936 gene encoding NDR1/HIN1-like protein 6, producing the protein MSDAPFPSALNKPPGYNDPNSPAGFKPPPRKPVLPPSFRPKKKKGSVCCCCFCISFSILIALIIIFAAVFYFSVNPKLPRFHVRSFQIPRFNVTETPDGTYLDATTMTVMEVRNPNGKMTYYYGDTAVDISVGEGEDETELGTAKVPKFTSRKQNTTSLKVETKASNKQVDNTLANRLLSGYKSKSLAVNVAARTKVGVGVAGLKTGMLGVTVKCKGITMKQLDGDDMPNCLIHTLRWIKVG; encoded by the coding sequence ATGTCCGACGCTCCATTTCCATCGGCCCTCAACAAGCCACCCGGATACAATGACCCTAACTCGCCCGCTGGGTTTAAACCGCCGCCGCGAAAGCCGGTTCTTCCGCCATCTTTCCGGCCCAAGAAAAAGAAGGGCAGTGTTTGTTGCTGCTGTTTCTGCATCTCTTTCTCGATCTTGATTGCCCTGATCATCATCTTCGCCGCCGTTTTCTACTTTTCGGTCAACCCCAAATTACCACGCTTCCACGTCCGGTCATTCCAAATCCCCCGCTTCAACGTCACAGAAACACCCGACGGTACCTACCTCGACGCCACGACGATGACGGTAATGGAAGTGAGGAATCCCAACGGGAAGATGACGTATTATTACGGCGATACGGCGGTCGACATCAGCGTCGGAGAAGGCGAGGACGAGACTGAGCTCGGGACGGCGAAGGTGCCCAAGTTCACGTCGAGGAAACAAAACACGACTAGCTTGAAAGTGGAGACGAAGGCGAGCAACAAGCAGGTGGATAATACGTTGGCGAATAGGCTTCTGAGTGGGTACAAATCGAAGAGTTTGGCGGTGAACGTGGCGGCTCGGACGAAAGTTGGAGTGGGTGTGGCGGGGTTGAAGACTGGCATGTTGGGGGTTACCGTTAAGTGTAAAGGAATCACCATGAAACAGCTCGACGGTGATGATATGCCTAACTGCCTCATCCACACCTTAAGATG